In one Chloroflexota bacterium genomic region, the following are encoded:
- a CDS encoding branched-chain amino acid ABC transporter permease — protein MVKQPAGAAANRGRLTAVLRAASSLPSLRARTGAEVLRNAVLTTFIVVLVVYPALDRQFRFQAMGSMNPILIYTILALGLNIVVGFAGLLDLGYAAFFAIGGYTAAFLTSPSSPFPFRTDFWIALVASWFVAAACGVVLGAPTLRLRGDYLAIVTLAFGEIVPRAFLNLEAWTGGSKGMNPIGRPHLPWIEATAAGPALVQKELFATDQVLWYYLILLVGALTVFIVLRLRDSRLGRAWMAMREDEIAAASMGIDLVRTKLLAFAMGASFSGFAGSLFASMLQFIDPFQFQFDISIMVLSMIILGGIGNVWGVIFGGVVMGAFNLILTEQATSWLHGLGSLTGIGFFSNVDLGSSKFMIYGLALVLMMLLRPEGIFPNRQRGAELHGAGAVEAPAHD, from the coding sequence ATGGTGAAGCAGCCGGCCGGCGCCGCGGCCAACCGTGGACGACTGACCGCGGTTCTCCGCGCCGCGTCGTCGCTGCCGTCGCTTCGCGCGCGAACCGGCGCCGAAGTCCTCCGAAACGCGGTTCTCACCACGTTCATCGTCGTCCTCGTCGTCTACCCTGCCCTTGACCGTCAGTTTCGGTTCCAGGCAATGGGCTCGATGAACCCGATCTTGATCTACACGATCCTCGCGCTCGGGCTGAACATCGTCGTGGGGTTCGCTGGGCTCCTCGATCTCGGATACGCGGCGTTCTTTGCCATCGGCGGATACACGGCGGCGTTTCTGACCTCGCCTTCGAGCCCATTTCCGTTCCGCACCGATTTTTGGATCGCGCTGGTGGCAAGCTGGTTCGTGGCCGCGGCGTGCGGCGTGGTGCTCGGGGCGCCAACCTTGCGGCTGCGCGGCGACTACCTCGCCATCGTCACGCTGGCCTTCGGTGAGATCGTGCCACGCGCTTTTTTGAATCTGGAGGCATGGACTGGCGGCTCGAAGGGGATGAATCCGATCGGTCGCCCCCATCTCCCGTGGATCGAGGCCACCGCCGCGGGGCCGGCTTTGGTGCAGAAGGAGCTGTTCGCCACCGATCAGGTCCTCTGGTACTACCTGATCCTCCTCGTCGGCGCGCTCACGGTCTTCATCGTCCTGCGACTCAGAGACTCGCGGCTCGGCCGCGCCTGGATGGCGATGCGGGAGGATGAGATCGCGGCGGCAAGCATGGGGATCGATCTCGTGCGGACCAAGCTCCTCGCCTTTGCCATGGGCGCCTCGTTCTCTGGCTTCGCCGGCTCGCTCTTCGCATCGATGCTCCAATTCATCGATCCGTTCCAGTTCCAGTTCGACATCTCCATCATGGTGCTCTCGATGATCATCCTGGGCGGCATCGGAAACGTGTGGGGTGTGATCTTCGGCGGCGTGGTGATGGGTGCGTTCAATCTGATCCTCACAGAACAGGCGACGAGCTGGCTCCACGGCCTCGGCTCGTTGACGGGAATCGGTTTTTTCTCCAATGTGGATCTCGGAAGCAGCAAGTTCATGATCTATGGTCTCGCCCTCGTCTTGATGATGCTTCTCCGACCGGAAGGGATCTTCCCCAATCGGCAGCGAGGCGCCGAGCTGCATGGCGCCGGGGCGGTGGAGGCGCCGGCCCATGATTGA